In a single window of the Gossypium hirsutum isolate 1008001.06 chromosome D02, Gossypium_hirsutum_v2.1, whole genome shotgun sequence genome:
- the LOC107908623 gene encoding NAC transcription factor 29-like: MSSQSSMDDNATPKIELPGFRFHPTEEELLEFYLKNMIYDKKLRYDIIGYHNIYHHDPWDLPGLSKIGEREWYFFVPRDRKHGSGGRPNRTTANGFWKATGSDRKIVSLSDPKRIIGLKKTLVFYKGRAPRGCKTDWVMNEYRLPDGCSLPKDVVLCKVYRKATSLKVLEQRAAMEEELKAIKNTSPSSPLSSMETISFCSPKEAQVPAPQMFCKKENEEEQEQETMVEKNRCLQLPLGSEKLPELQMPKVLSDWTQDQFWTQLNSPWFQNLTTYANILNF; the protein is encoded by the exons ATGAGTAGCCAATCCAGTATGGATGATAATGCTACCCCGAAGATCGAACTTCCAGGCTTCCGATTCCATCCCACCGAGGAAGAACTGCTCGAATTTTACCTCAAAAACATGATCTACGACAAGAAGTTACGTTACGACATTATTGGATACCATAACATCTATCACCATGATCCTTGGGACTTGCCTG ggTTGTCGAAGATTGGAGAGAGAGAATGGTATTTCTTTGTTCCTAGAGATAGGAAGCATGGAAGTGGTGGGAGGCCTAATAGGACTACGGCAAATGGGTTCTGGAAAGCCACCGGTTCCGACCGGAAAATCGTGAGCTTATCAGACCCGAAGCGCATTATCGGCTTGAAAAAGACTCTTGTTTTCTATAAAGGGAGAGCTCCACGAGGGTGCAAGACCGACTGGGTGATGAACGAGTATCGTCTCCCGGATGGTTGCTCCTTGCCTAAG GACGTGGTGTTGTGCAAAGTATATAGGAAAGCAACTTCCCTGAAAGTTCTTGAACAAAGAGCTGCAATGGAGGAAGAGTTGAAAGCAATAAAGAACACATCTCCTTCATCTCCACTATCATCTATGGAGACAATCTCTTTTTGCAGCCCAAAAGAGGCTCAAGTGCCAGCACCCCAAATGTTCtgtaagaaagaaaatgaagaagaacaagaacaagaaaCAATGGTGGAAAAGAACAGATGTCTACAATTACCATTAGGTAGTGAAAAACTACCAGAGCTTCAAATGCCCAAAGTGCTAAGTGATTGGACCCAAGATCAGTTTTGGACTCAACTGAACAGCCCTTGGTTCCAAAATCTCACAACCTATGCCAACATCTTGAATTTCTAA
- the LOC107908621 gene encoding endochitinase isoform X1, translating to MRAPALSFCSNVFPGSTPQCEKQPGSGTAIFPRAQWGCRGSNSYQRLKKISFRSNCNKGDAGCGCGGGSDGGGGLSSIVTREVFEEMLPYRNDPRCPAAGFYTYDALMEAAKAYPTFAATGDDATRKREVAAFFGQTSHETSGGVGWNAPGGPYVWGYCFTKQINPPSDYLDKTCKEYPCVPGQKYYGRGPIQLTWNYNYGQFGATIGMEKELLENPDLIVSDATLCFQSALWFWMTPQGLKPSCHDVITGAWTPSARDVAAGRFPGYGVITNIVNGGLCGRGWNAAGEDLIGFYKRYCDMFGVSYGDCIDCYNQKKFSQH from the exons ATGAGAGCTCCAGCCTTGTCATTTTGCTCCAATGTATTCCCAGGCTCAACTCCGCAGTGTGAAAAGCAACCTGGCAGTGGCACTGCCATTTTTCCAAGAGCCCAATGGGGTTGCCGTGGCTCCAATAGTTATCAGCGCCTCAAAAAAATTAGTTTCCGAAGCAACTGCAACAAAGGCGACGCCGGTTGTGGTTGCGGCGGCGGAAGCGACGGTGGAGGTGGACTGAGCAGCATTGTAACAAGAGAAGTGTTTGAAGAGATGCTTCCGTATAGAAACGATCCTCGTTGCCCTGCCGCTGGGTTCTACACATATGATGCTTTAATGGAAGCTGCAAAGGCTTATCCTACTTTTGCTGCAACCGGCGATGATGCTACTCGCAAGAGGGAAGTTGCTGCTTTCTTCGGCCAAACTTCACATGAAACTTCTG GAGGAGTAGGGTGGAATGCACCCGGTGGTCCGTATGTATGGGGATACTGCTTTACTAAGCAAATAAACCCTCCTTCAGATTATTTGGACAAGACATGCAAAGAGTACCCATGTGTTCCTGGTCAGAAATATTATGGTCGAGGCCCCATACAACTTACTTG GAACTACAACTATGGTCAATTTGGAGCAACCATTGGGATGGAAAAGGAGTTGTTAGAAAACCCAGACCTGATAGTAAGCGATGCCACATTGTGTTTCCAATCTGCATTATGGTTCTGGATGACTCCGCAAGGGTTAAAGCCTTCTTGCCACGATGTGATCACTGGAGCGTGGACGCCTTCAGCTAGGGACGTGGCGGCCGGTAGGTTTCCAGGGTATGGAGTGATCACAAATATCGTCAATGGCGGTTTATGCGGTCGGGGTTGGAACGCAGCGGGAGAGGACCTCATCGGGTTTTATAAAAGGTATTGTGACATGTTCGGAGTTAGTTACGGTGACTGTATTGACTGCTACAACCAGAAAAAATTCAGCCAGCATTAA
- the LOC107908621 gene encoding endochitinase 1 isoform X2, which yields MRAPALSFCSNVFPGSTPQCEKQPGSGTAIFPRAQWGCRGSNSYQRLKKISFRSNCNKGDAGCGCGGGSDGGGGLSSIVTREVFEEMLPYRNDPRCPAAGFYTYDALMEAAKAYPTFAATGDDATRKREVAAFFGQTSHETSDYLDKTCKEYPCVPGQKYYGRGPIQLTWNYNYGQFGATIGMEKELLENPDLIVSDATLCFQSALWFWMTPQGLKPSCHDVITGAWTPSARDVAAGRFPGYGVITNIVNGGLCGRGWNAAGEDLIGFYKRYCDMFGVSYGDCIDCYNQKKFSQH from the exons ATGAGAGCTCCAGCCTTGTCATTTTGCTCCAATGTATTCCCAGGCTCAACTCCGCAGTGTGAAAAGCAACCTGGCAGTGGCACTGCCATTTTTCCAAGAGCCCAATGGGGTTGCCGTGGCTCCAATAGTTATCAGCGCCTCAAAAAAATTAGTTTCCGAAGCAACTGCAACAAAGGCGACGCCGGTTGTGGTTGCGGCGGCGGAAGCGACGGTGGAGGTGGACTGAGCAGCATTGTAACAAGAGAAGTGTTTGAAGAGATGCTTCCGTATAGAAACGATCCTCGTTGCCCTGCCGCTGGGTTCTACACATATGATGCTTTAATGGAAGCTGCAAAGGCTTATCCTACTTTTGCTGCAACCGGCGATGATGCTACTCGCAAGAGGGAAGTTGCTGCTTTCTTCGGCCAAACTTCACATGAAACTTCTG ATTATTTGGACAAGACATGCAAAGAGTACCCATGTGTTCCTGGTCAGAAATATTATGGTCGAGGCCCCATACAACTTACTTG GAACTACAACTATGGTCAATTTGGAGCAACCATTGGGATGGAAAAGGAGTTGTTAGAAAACCCAGACCTGATAGTAAGCGATGCCACATTGTGTTTCCAATCTGCATTATGGTTCTGGATGACTCCGCAAGGGTTAAAGCCTTCTTGCCACGATGTGATCACTGGAGCGTGGACGCCTTCAGCTAGGGACGTGGCGGCCGGTAGGTTTCCAGGGTATGGAGTGATCACAAATATCGTCAATGGCGGTTTATGCGGTCGGGGTTGGAACGCAGCGGGAGAGGACCTCATCGGGTTTTATAAAAGGTATTGTGACATGTTCGGAGTTAGTTACGGTGACTGTATTGACTGCTACAACCAGAAAAAATTCAGCCAGCATTAA
- the LOC107908621 gene encoding endochitinase 1 isoform X3, with product MRAPALSFCSNVFPGSTPQCEKQPGSGTAIFPRAQWGCRGSNSYQRLKKISFRSNCNKGDAGCGCGGGSDGGGGLSSIVTREVFEEMLPYRNDPRCPAAGFYTYDALMEAAKAYPTFAATGDDATRKREVAAFFGQTSHETSGGVGWNAPGGPYVWGYCFTKQINPPSDYLDKTCKEYPCVPGQKYYGRGPIQLTCKELQLWSIWSNHWDGKGVVRKPRPDSKRCHIVFPICIMVLDDSARVKAFLPRCDHWSVDAFS from the exons ATGAGAGCTCCAGCCTTGTCATTTTGCTCCAATGTATTCCCAGGCTCAACTCCGCAGTGTGAAAAGCAACCTGGCAGTGGCACTGCCATTTTTCCAAGAGCCCAATGGGGTTGCCGTGGCTCCAATAGTTATCAGCGCCTCAAAAAAATTAGTTTCCGAAGCAACTGCAACAAAGGCGACGCCGGTTGTGGTTGCGGCGGCGGAAGCGACGGTGGAGGTGGACTGAGCAGCATTGTAACAAGAGAAGTGTTTGAAGAGATGCTTCCGTATAGAAACGATCCTCGTTGCCCTGCCGCTGGGTTCTACACATATGATGCTTTAATGGAAGCTGCAAAGGCTTATCCTACTTTTGCTGCAACCGGCGATGATGCTACTCGCAAGAGGGAAGTTGCTGCTTTCTTCGGCCAAACTTCACATGAAACTTCTG GAGGAGTAGGGTGGAATGCACCCGGTGGTCCGTATGTATGGGGATACTGCTTTACTAAGCAAATAAACCCTCCTTCAGATTATTTGGACAAGACATGCAAAGAGTACCCATGTGTTCCTGGTCAGAAATATTATGGTCGAGGCCCCATACAACTTACTTG TAAGGAACTACAACTATGGTCAATTTGGAGCAACCATTGGGATGGAAAAGGAGTTGTTAGAAAACCCAGACCTGATAGTAAGCGATGCCACATTGTGTTTCCAATCTGCATTATGGTTCTGGATGACTCCGCAAGGGTTAAAGCCTTCTTGCCACGATGTGATCACTGGAGCGTGGACGCCTTCAGCTAG